A region from the Streptosporangium sp. NBC_01756 genome encodes:
- a CDS encoding M15 family metallopeptidase encodes MSRSPLVPRIRTSAAVAGCLVVAACGATATSQPAQPTRSTPPVPSTPSAAPASPTPSAGPATATPAPTGPPKFSAKVTKVARDRLRYSWRPGCPVPVGDLRLITMTYWGFDHRPHTGELVVNKVAADDIVTVFGRLYGWRWPIYKMDLVDVYKGDDFDSIEANNTSAFNCRPATGSSNWSQHAYGRAVDINPRENPYVSADGSVAHKNARKFARRPVDAPGVINPGDRVVRAFERLGWEWGGSWSGTRDYQHFSKGGG; translated from the coding sequence GTGAGCAGATCACCGTTGGTGCCGCGTATCCGGACATCCGCCGCGGTAGCCGGCTGTCTGGTGGTGGCCGCATGCGGTGCCACCGCCACCTCGCAGCCCGCACAGCCGACGCGGTCCACGCCGCCGGTCCCGTCCACACCGTCGGCGGCACCGGCGTCGCCCACCCCCTCGGCCGGACCGGCCACGGCGACCCCGGCTCCCACCGGCCCGCCGAAGTTCTCCGCCAAGGTGACCAAGGTCGCGCGCGACCGGCTCCGATACTCCTGGCGTCCCGGCTGCCCGGTCCCCGTCGGTGATCTGCGACTGATCACGATGACCTACTGGGGCTTCGACCACCGACCGCACACCGGCGAGCTGGTGGTGAACAAGGTCGCGGCCGACGACATCGTCACGGTCTTCGGCCGCCTGTACGGCTGGCGGTGGCCGATATACAAGATGGACCTCGTCGACGTTTACAAGGGCGACGACTTCGACTCGATCGAGGCCAACAACACCTCGGCCTTCAACTGCCGCCCGGCGACCGGTTCGAGCAACTGGTCGCAGCACGCGTACGGCAGAGCCGTCGACATCAACCCCCGCGAGAACCCCTATGTGTCCGCGGACGGCTCGGTGGCGCACAAGAACGCCCGCAAGTTCGCCAGGCGCCCGGTGGACGCCCCCGGTGTGATCAACCCCGGCGACCGGGTGGTCAGGGCGTTCGAGCGGCTCGGCTGGGAGTGGGGCGGCTCCTGGTCGGGCACCAGGGACTACCAGCACTTCAGCAAGGGCGGCGGCTGA
- a CDS encoding PrsW family glutamic-type intramembrane protease, which yields MREHFSFYRHRWFKVWIAMAALSAALIAMTEAVGNRAVMPAAFFYGAAAGPIGLLVAIHDRTGIGASVPGVTLVGMFLFGGGVALLLGGYFDALFIPDKHGPSILQVGWIEESAKFLPLLLLALTGRHLTKAAGVALGLSCATGFAIMESMSYAWKNVDHAGAVNAGVVLFMRGLATPFSHLAWTGLICAVAFGTWQARGRIVITFSVAGAFVAAAVLHSLNDGLLTLDIPGPARLLFVVVAAVSYWLFYRATRDLVPGTADGPGAVPGLTSCRSVP from the coding sequence ATGCGTGAACATTTTAGTTTCTACCGGCATCGGTGGTTCAAAGTGTGGATCGCCATGGCGGCGCTGTCGGCCGCACTCATCGCAATGACCGAGGCCGTCGGCAACCGGGCGGTAATGCCTGCGGCCTTCTTCTACGGCGCGGCGGCCGGGCCGATCGGACTCCTGGTCGCCATCCACGACCGGACCGGGATCGGCGCCAGCGTTCCGGGCGTCACCCTGGTGGGGATGTTCCTGTTCGGCGGAGGCGTCGCCCTCCTGCTCGGCGGATACTTCGACGCGCTGTTCATCCCCGACAAGCACGGACCCTCGATCCTGCAGGTCGGGTGGATCGAGGAATCGGCCAAATTCCTCCCACTCCTCCTGCTCGCGCTGACCGGCCGCCACCTCACCAAGGCCGCCGGGGTGGCGCTGGGCCTGTCCTGCGCGACCGGATTCGCAATCATGGAATCGATGTCCTACGCCTGGAAGAACGTCGACCACGCCGGGGCCGTCAACGCGGGTGTGGTGCTGTTCATGCGAGGGCTCGCCACCCCGTTCAGCCATCTCGCCTGGACCGGCCTGATCTGCGCGGTCGCCTTCGGGACCTGGCAGGCCAGAGGGAGAATCGTGATCACCTTCTCGGTGGCCGGGGCCTTCGTGGCGGCGGCCGTACTGCACTCGCTCAACGACGGCCTGCTCACCCTCGACATCCCCGGTCCCGCCCGCCTGCTCTTCGTCGTCGTCGCGGCGGTGAGCTACTGGCTGTTCTACCGCGCCACCCGTGACCTGGTCCCCGGCACCGCCGACGGGCCAGGCGCCGTCCCCGGCCTGACCTCATGCCGGTCCGTCCCCTGA
- a CDS encoding NUDIX hydrolase: MDGDGWAYCDRGHRHWGVYGASGLLAVHHDTSGTPHVLTQERAVWSHHGGTWGLPGGALDSHEDAVAGALREAREEAALTGDGLRVQGLYVDDHGGWSFTTVIAEADRLLDAAPANSESVDLRWLTPEQLAARNLHPGFAETWPVISRALGSLTVVLDVANIVGARAEHGWWRDRAGAAGKLVAEVSALAVGGLRAVPGDLPALERWFPRFTMVVEGAARAVSPRPGASVIAAPGSGDDAIVRAVQAVPTWERVLVVTADRGLRERVTALGALVTGPRWLLSQL; encoded by the coding sequence ATGGACGGCGACGGATGGGCCTACTGCGATCGCGGGCATCGGCACTGGGGGGTGTACGGTGCGTCCGGTCTGCTCGCCGTCCACCATGACACGAGCGGGACACCGCACGTCCTGACGCAGGAACGCGCCGTATGGAGCCATCACGGCGGCACCTGGGGTCTGCCCGGTGGCGCTCTCGACAGCCACGAGGACGCCGTCGCCGGTGCGCTCCGTGAGGCCCGGGAGGAGGCGGCGCTGACCGGTGACGGTCTCCGGGTCCAGGGGCTCTATGTCGACGACCACGGCGGCTGGTCGTTCACGACCGTGATCGCCGAGGCCGACCGTCTGCTGGACGCGGCCCCGGCCAACAGCGAGAGCGTCGACCTGCGCTGGCTGACCCCCGAGCAGCTCGCGGCCCGGAACCTCCATCCCGGTTTCGCCGAGACCTGGCCCGTGATCAGCCGGGCCCTCGGCTCCCTGACGGTCGTCCTCGACGTCGCCAACATCGTCGGCGCCCGCGCCGAGCACGGGTGGTGGAGGGACCGCGCCGGAGCCGCCGGCAAACTGGTCGCCGAGGTGAGTGCCCTCGCCGTCGGCGGTCTGCGCGCCGTACCCGGCGACCTTCCGGCGCTGGAGCGGTGGTTCCCGCGCTTCACCATGGTCGTCGAAGGCGCCGCCCGGGCCGTCTCACCGCGGCCGGGCGCCTCCGTGATCGCAGCTCCCGGAAGCGGCGACGACGCCATCGTGCGAGCCGTACAGGCTGTCCCGACCTGGGAGCGTGTCCTGGTCGTCACCGCCGACCGGGGCCTGCGTGAGCGGGTCACCGCTCTGGGGGCCCTGGTCACCGGCCCCAGGTGGCTGCTCTCCCAACTGTGA